A window of Pantoea agglomerans contains these coding sequences:
- a CDS encoding TetR/AcrR family transcriptional regulator → MNKTLQRNETREHLLATGEQLCLQRGFTGMGLSELLTLAEVPKGSFYYYFRSKEAFGVALLERYFIQLHQQVEAQLQHGEGTPRERLLAHFRQAEQLFSQQGHIVGCLAVKLSAEVCDLSEPMRNALQHGASRIIAAYAQTLEAALQQETMKLPHKPQEMAEVIYILWLGASLQSKLSREPQPLRLALSTLEQWLQTH, encoded by the coding sequence ATGAACAAGACGCTGCAACGCAATGAAACCCGTGAACATCTGCTCGCTACCGGCGAGCAGCTCTGTCTGCAGCGCGGTTTCACCGGAATGGGACTCAGCGAGCTGCTGACGCTGGCGGAGGTGCCGAAAGGCTCTTTCTACTACTATTTCCGCTCGAAAGAGGCGTTTGGCGTGGCGCTGCTGGAGCGCTACTTTATCCAGCTGCATCAGCAGGTGGAGGCGCAGCTGCAGCACGGCGAAGGTACGCCGCGCGAGCGGCTGCTGGCACATTTCCGTCAAGCTGAGCAGCTCTTCAGCCAACAGGGGCATATCGTCGGCTGCCTGGCGGTAAAGCTCTCTGCTGAAGTCTGCGATCTCTCTGAGCCGATGCGCAACGCCCTGCAGCACGGCGCCAGCCGCATTATTGCGGCTTATGCGCAAACGCTGGAAGCAGCGCTGCAGCAGGAGACAATGAAGCTGCCCCACAAGCCGCAAGAGATGGCGGAAGTGATCTATATTCTCTGGCTGGGCGCCAGCCTGCAAAGCAAGCTTTCACGCGAGCCGCAGCCGCTACGCCTGGCGTTAAGCACCCTTGAACAGTGGCTGCAAACCCACTGA
- a CDS encoding alkene reductase — protein sequence MASTQLFSPLKVGAITVPNRVFMAPLTRLRSIEPGDIPTPLMGEYYRQRASAGLIITEATQVSFQAKGYAGAPGLHTQPQIAAWKAINAGIHQAGGHSAVQLWHTGRISHNSVQPDGKAPVAPSAIAAGTRTSLRAEDGSVYREETSTPRELTVAEIRQIVADFGQAAANAREADFDLLELHSAHGYLMHQFLAPDSNRRTDEYGGSIEKRGRFALEVVDAAIANWSADRIGIRISPIGSFQNLDNGPEEEKAALWYIGELAKRNIAYLHLSEPDWAGGKPYSDAFREKVRARFPGVIIGAGAYTVEKADDLIARGLIDAVAFGRDFIANPDLVARLQQDAPLNPQRPESFYGGGAEGYTDYPTL from the coding sequence ATGGCAAGTACCCAGCTGTTTAGCCCGCTTAAAGTGGGTGCGATTACCGTACCGAACCGCGTATTTATGGCCCCGTTGACGCGCCTGCGCAGTATTGAACCCGGCGATATTCCTACGCCGCTGATGGGCGAATATTATCGTCAGCGCGCCAGCGCCGGCCTGATCATCACCGAGGCGACGCAGGTCTCTTTCCAGGCGAAAGGCTACGCCGGCGCGCCGGGGCTGCACACCCAGCCGCAGATTGCCGCCTGGAAAGCGATTAACGCAGGCATTCACCAGGCGGGCGGCCACAGCGCCGTTCAGCTGTGGCACACCGGCCGTATTTCTCACAACAGCGTGCAGCCTGATGGCAAAGCGCCTGTGGCGCCCTCCGCTATCGCCGCCGGCACGCGCACCTCGCTGCGCGCAGAAGATGGCAGCGTCTATCGCGAAGAGACCTCGACGCCGCGCGAGCTCACCGTTGCCGAAATCAGGCAGATTGTGGCGGATTTCGGCCAGGCGGCCGCCAACGCGCGCGAGGCGGATTTCGATCTGCTGGAGCTGCACTCGGCGCACGGCTACCTGATGCATCAGTTCCTTGCGCCCGACTCCAACCGTCGCACCGACGAATATGGCGGCAGCATTGAAAAACGCGGCCGCTTCGCGCTGGAAGTGGTCGACGCCGCCATCGCTAACTGGTCCGCCGACCGCATCGGCATTCGCATTTCGCCGATCGGCAGCTTCCAGAATCTGGACAATGGCCCTGAAGAAGAGAAAGCGGCGCTGTGGTATATCGGCGAGCTGGCGAAGCGCAATATCGCCTACCTGCACCTTTCCGAGCCGGACTGGGCAGGCGGCAAACCCTACAGCGACGCCTTCCGCGAAAAAGTGCGCGCGCGCTTCCCCGGCGTCATCATCGGCGCGGGCGCCTATACCGTGGAGAAAGCGGACGATCTGATCGCCCGCGGCCTGATCGATGCCGTGGCCTTTGGCCGCGACTTTATCGCTAACCCCGATCTGGTGGCACGTCTGCAGCAGGACGCTCCGCTCAACCCGCAGCGCCCGGAGAGCTTCTACGGCGGCGGCGCGGAAGGCTATACCGACTACCCGACGCTATAA
- the gloA gene encoding lactoylglutathione lyase produces the protein MRLLHTMLRVGDLQRSIDFYTRVLGMRVLRQSENTEYKYTLAFVGYTEESEGAVIELTYNWGVESYDLGNAYGHIALGVDDVAATCDRIRNAGGKVTREAGPVKGGSTIIAFVEDPDGYKIELIENKHAGNGLGN, from the coding sequence ATGCGTTTACTTCACACCATGCTGCGCGTTGGCGATCTGCAACGTTCTATCGACTTCTACACCCGCGTTCTCGGCATGCGCGTGCTGCGTCAGAGTGAGAACACGGAATATAAATATACGCTGGCATTCGTTGGCTATACCGAAGAGAGCGAAGGCGCGGTTATCGAACTGACCTACAACTGGGGCGTAGAGAGCTACGATCTCGGCAACGCCTACGGCCATATCGCGCTGGGCGTGGATGATGTGGCAGCGACCTGCGACCGCATCCGCAACGCGGGCGGCAAGGTGACGCGCGAAGCGGGCCCGGTAAAAGGCGGCTCCACCATTATCGCTTTCGTCGAAGATCCAGACGGCTACAAAATTGAGCTGATCGAAAATAAACACGCCGGTAACGGCCTGGGCAACTAA
- the rnt gene encoding ribonuclease T produces MSETNSLNALNQRFRGFYPVVIDVETAGFNAQTDALLEIAATTLKMDEDGWLHRDQTLHFHVEPFEGALLHPEALAFTGIDPSNPLRGAISEYEALHAIFKMVRKGIKDHHCNRAIMVAHNATFDLNFMMAAAGRAGLKRNPFHPFATFDTAALSGLVLGQTVLAKACKAAGMDFDSTQAHSALYDTEQTATLFCELVNRWKRLGGWPLPMAASDDADATPEQA; encoded by the coding sequence ATGTCTGAAACGAACTCCCTGAACGCGCTAAATCAACGTTTCCGAGGTTTCTATCCTGTGGTGATCGATGTCGAAACCGCAGGCTTTAACGCGCAGACCGATGCGCTGCTGGAGATCGCCGCCACCACGCTGAAAATGGACGAAGATGGCTGGCTGCACCGCGACCAGACGCTGCATTTCCACGTCGAGCCTTTTGAAGGTGCGCTGCTGCATCCAGAGGCGCTGGCCTTTACCGGCATCGACCCCAGCAACCCGCTGCGCGGCGCAATTAGCGAATATGAGGCGCTGCACGCCATCTTCAAGATGGTGCGCAAAGGCATCAAGGATCACCACTGCAATCGCGCCATTATGGTGGCGCACAACGCAACCTTCGATCTCAATTTTATGATGGCCGCCGCGGGACGCGCCGGGCTGAAGCGCAACCCGTTCCATCCGTTCGCCACCTTCGACACCGCCGCGCTGAGCGGGCTGGTGCTGGGGCAGACGGTGCTGGCGAAAGCCTGTAAAGCGGCGGGCATGGATTTTGACAGCACGCAGGCGCACTCCGCCCTCTACGATACCGAACAGACGGCCACGCTGTTTTGCGAGCTGGTAAACCGCTGGAAACGGCTGGGGGGCTGGCCGCTGCCGATGGCGGCGAGCGACGACGCTGACGCAACGCCGGAACAGGCGTAA
- a CDS encoding Grx4 family monothiol glutaredoxin, producing MMSTVEKIQRQIAENPVLLYMKGSPKLPSCGFSAQAVQALSACGERFAYVDILQNPDIRAELPKYANWPTFPQLWVDGELVGGCDIIVEMFQRGELQSLIKETAEKHKEAE from the coding sequence ATTATGAGTACTGTAGAAAAAATTCAGCGCCAGATCGCAGAAAACCCGGTCCTGCTGTATATGAAAGGCTCGCCGAAACTGCCAAGCTGCGGTTTCTCTGCGCAGGCGGTGCAGGCGCTTTCTGCCTGCGGTGAGCGCTTTGCTTACGTGGATATTCTGCAGAACCCAGATATTCGCGCCGAGCTGCCGAAATACGCCAACTGGCCGACCTTCCCGCAGCTGTGGGTTGACGGCGAGCTGGTCGGCGGCTGCGATATTATCGTGGAGATGTTCCAGCGCGGCGAACTGCAGTCCCTGATCAAAGAGACGGCAGAGAAGCACAAAGAAGCGGAATAA
- a CDS encoding C40 family peptidase, translating into MRLLITLLILAFAQLFMNIASASPQAPVKASLHKAEKKSAREDERRKRRPVKTSAKKTRPSTAQKLKLKKQKKIETAALSHSAGETKKSLKSSRKQRYGHQRTLSSAKVATSSLLDADDGGTIKMSKSHRLRYQKARETAMTKLMGQLGKPYQWGGTSPHTGFDCSGLVWYAYKDLVKFRIPRTANEMYHLRDAAPVKRESLEKGDLVFFRINGRGTADHVGVYLGNGKFIQSPRTGKDIQISGLSDDYWQRHYIGARRMMTPKTIR; encoded by the coding sequence ATGCGATTACTGATTACGCTCTTGATATTAGCTTTCGCGCAGCTTTTCATGAACATCGCTTCGGCCTCGCCGCAAGCGCCGGTTAAAGCCAGCCTGCATAAGGCAGAGAAAAAAAGCGCGCGCGAAGATGAGCGACGCAAACGGCGACCGGTTAAAACCAGCGCGAAAAAAACGCGCCCTTCTACTGCGCAAAAACTCAAACTGAAAAAGCAGAAGAAAATCGAAACGGCCGCCCTTTCTCATTCCGCCGGCGAAACGAAAAAATCCCTGAAGTCTTCCCGTAAGCAGCGCTATGGCCACCAGCGCACGCTGAGCAGCGCCAAAGTTGCAACTTCTTCGCTGCTGGACGCCGATGACGGCGGCACCATCAAAATGAGCAAGTCCCACCGCCTGCGCTACCAGAAAGCGCGCGAAACGGCGATGACCAAGCTGATGGGTCAGCTGGGCAAGCCTTATCAATGGGGCGGCACGTCGCCGCACACCGGTTTCGACTGCAGCGGCCTTGTCTGGTACGCCTATAAAGATCTGGTGAAGTTCAGAATTCCGCGCACTGCCAACGAAATGTATCACCTGCGTGACGCCGCGCCGGTGAAGCGCGAGTCGCTGGAGAAAGGCGATCTGGTCTTTTTCCGTATCAACGGTCGCGGCACCGCCGATCACGTGGGGGTCTACCTCGGCAACGGTAAATTTATTCAGTCGCCGCGCACCGGAAAAGATATCCAGATCAGCGGGCTTTCAGACGATTACTGGCAGCGTCACTATATCGGCGCGCGCCGCATGATGACGCCGAAAACCATTCGCTAA
- a CDS encoding YnhF family membrane protein gives MSTDLKLALVTTGAALLMIVAFSFTAVMH, from the coding sequence ATGAGCACTGATTTGAAACTGGCATTGGTGACCACGGGCGCGGCGCTGCTGATGATTGTGGCCTTTAGCTTTACCGCCGTCATGCACTAA
- the purR gene encoding HTH-type transcriptional repressor PurR, with translation MATIKDVAKRAGVSTTTVSHVINKTRFVAEETRNAVWQAIQELHYSPSAVARSLKVNHTKTLGLLATSSEAPYFAEIIEAVEHHCFERGYTLILGNAHNDLQKQRAYLSMMAQKRVDGLLVMCSEYPDDLLKMLEENRNIPMVVMDWGESRGDFTDTVLDNAFQGGYLAGRYLIERGHRDIGAIPGQLERNTGGGRHAGFLKALEEAGISVRPEWIVQGDFEPESGYQAMQQILQQKQRPTAIFCGGDIMAMGAICAADEMGLRVPQDISVIGYDNVRNARYFTPALTTVHQPKAQLGEKALEMLLDRITSKREVSQTIEVHPTLIERRSVGDGPFRDYRR, from the coding sequence ATGGCAACAATTAAAGATGTCGCGAAGCGCGCGGGTGTCTCCACCACCACCGTTTCCCACGTGATCAACAAAACGCGCTTCGTTGCGGAAGAGACGCGCAACGCCGTCTGGCAGGCGATTCAGGAATTACACTATTCGCCCAGCGCCGTGGCGCGCAGCCTGAAGGTCAATCACACTAAAACGCTGGGGCTGCTCGCCACCTCCAGCGAAGCGCCCTATTTTGCGGAAATCATCGAAGCGGTCGAGCATCACTGCTTCGAACGCGGCTACACCCTGATCCTCGGTAACGCCCATAACGATCTGCAGAAGCAGCGCGCCTACCTGTCAATGATGGCGCAGAAGCGCGTCGACGGCCTGCTGGTGATGTGCTCCGAGTATCCGGACGATCTGCTGAAGATGCTGGAAGAGAACCGCAATATTCCGATGGTGGTGATGGACTGGGGCGAATCGCGCGGCGACTTTACCGATACCGTGCTCGATAACGCCTTCCAGGGCGGCTATCTGGCGGGCCGCTATCTGATCGAACGCGGCCATCGTGATATCGGCGCGATCCCCGGCCAGCTGGAGCGTAACACCGGCGGCGGCCGCCATGCGGGATTTTTGAAAGCGCTGGAGGAAGCGGGCATCTCGGTGCGTCCCGAGTGGATCGTGCAGGGCGATTTCGAGCCGGAATCGGGCTATCAGGCGATGCAGCAAATCCTGCAGCAGAAGCAGCGCCCGACGGCGATCTTCTGCGGCGGCGATATTATGGCGATGGGCGCGATCTGCGCTGCCGACGAGATGGGGCTGCGCGTGCCGCAGGATATTTCGGTGATCGGCTATGACAACGTGCGCAACGCGCGCTACTTTACCCCGGCGCTCACCACCGTGCATCAGCCGAAAGCCCAGCTCGGCGAAAAAGCGCTGGAGATGCTGCTGGATCGCATCACCAGCAAACGCGAAGTGTCGCAGACCATTGAAGTGCATCCCACGCTGATTGAGCGTCGTTCAGTCGGCGACGGTCCGTTCCGCGACTACCGCCGTTAA
- the punR gene encoding DNA-binding transcriptional activator PunR, which yields MWSEYALEVVDAVARTGSFSAAAQELHRVPSAVSYTVRQLESWLAVPLFERQHRDVALTPAGEHFVREGREVIKKMLATRRQCQQLANGWRGKLSIAVDCIVKLPRSRQLVTDFYRHFPDMELHISYEVFNGVWDALADGRVDVAIGATQAIPVGGRFSFRDMGALNWRCVVARQHPLTQQPQLDDDALRAWPSLVLEDTSRALPRRMTWTLDNQRRLVVPDWQAGLACVLDGLCVAMMPGHVARPLLDKGELVELTLPTAFPESPCCVSWSEAGASPALSWLLSYLGDAQTLNQEWLSED from the coding sequence ATGTGGTCTGAATATGCGCTTGAAGTTGTTGATGCCGTCGCGCGCACCGGCAGTTTCAGCGCCGCCGCGCAGGAGCTGCACCGCGTGCCCTCTGCCGTCAGCTATACGGTGCGCCAGCTGGAAAGCTGGCTGGCGGTGCCGCTGTTCGAACGGCAGCATCGCGACGTGGCCCTCACCCCTGCAGGCGAGCATTTCGTGCGTGAAGGACGCGAGGTTATCAAAAAAATGCTCGCCACCCGCAGGCAGTGTCAGCAGCTGGCGAACGGCTGGCGCGGCAAGCTCAGCATCGCGGTTGATTGTATCGTGAAGCTGCCGCGCAGCCGCCAGCTGGTTACTGACTTCTATCGCCACTTTCCCGATATGGAGCTGCATATCAGCTATGAGGTATTTAACGGCGTCTGGGACGCGCTGGCGGACGGGCGCGTCGATGTGGCGATCGGTGCCACCCAGGCGATCCCGGTGGGCGGGCGCTTTTCCTTTCGCGATATGGGCGCGCTGAACTGGCGCTGCGTGGTGGCGCGCCAGCATCCGCTGACGCAGCAGCCGCAGCTCGACGATGACGCACTGCGCGCCTGGCCCTCGCTGGTGCTGGAGGATACCTCGCGCGCGCTGCCGCGCCGCATGACCTGGACGCTGGATAACCAGCGGCGTCTGGTGGTGCCGGACTGGCAGGCGGGGCTGGCCTGCGTGCTGGATGGGTTATGCGTGGCGATGATGCCGGGCCATGTGGCGCGCCCGCTGCTGGATAAGGGGGAGCTGGTTGAGCTGACGCTGCCAACCGCCTTTCCGGAAAGTCCCTGCTGCGTGAGCTGGTCGGAAGCGGGCGCATCGCCGGCGCTCAGCTGGCTGCTCAGCTATCTCGGCGATGCGCAAACGCTCAATCAGGAGTGGTTAAGCGAAGATTAA